In Aedes albopictus strain Foshan chromosome 3, AalbF5, whole genome shotgun sequence, the following are encoded in one genomic region:
- the LOC134290625 gene encoding uncharacterized protein LOC134290625, whose protein sequence is MVNGYGNVLHPCRTLIDSCSQHHFVTERFATQLALNKHRADYQVSGLNGGTTRIHNVVRTMVKSRVTSYSTELELLVAPKITSDMPEKSMDVTNWNLPVHVELADPNFNKRGRIDMLLGAEIFWDLINSEKITLAENLPSLRNTELGWVIGGVISDQIPVIARTFCNVVQRDDLGDLLKRFWEIEGAEDLRRNSTASTDECIQHFRSTFLRIPDGRFQVRLPFNERKSELGESLQMATRRFLMLERRLDQRPELKAEYSEFIHEYERLGHMCEIQANPNEKVGSSYFLPHHCVLRPSSATTKLRVVFDGSAKTSTGTSINDTLKIGPIMQHDVTCRSC, encoded by the coding sequence ATGGTCAACGGCTATGGCAACGTCTTGCACCCGTGCCGAACCCTCATCGATTCATGCTCCCAGCATCACTTTGTGACGGAACGATTCGCCACGCAGCTGGCGCTCAATAAGCACCGTGCCGACTATCAAGTTAGCGGTTTGAATGGAGGTACAACACGAATCCACAACGTCGTCCGCACGATGGTCAAGTCTCGCGTCACCAGCTACTCGACCGAGCTCGAACTGCTGGTAGCGCCGAAGATCACAAGTGATATGCCGGAGAAATCGATGGATGTGACGAACTGGAACCTCCCAGTCCATGTGGAGCTCGCCGACCCCAACTTCAACAAGCGAGGTCGGATTGATATGTTGCTGGGAGCAGAAATATTCTGGGACCTCATCAACTCGGAAAAAATCACCCTTGCGGAAAACCTTCCTTCGCTCAGAAACACCGAACTAGGATGGGTGATTGGAGGCGTGATTTCGGATCAAATACCCGTCATCGCACGCACATTCTGCAACGTTGTCCAGCGAGACGACCTCGGCGATTTGCTGAAACGATTCTGGGAGATCGAAGGTGCTGAAGATCTACGCCGAAACTCTACTGCGAGTACCGATGAGTGCATCCAGCACTTCCGGAGCACCTTTCTACGAATACCCGATGGAAGGTTCCAAGTCCGACTTCCATTCAACGAAAGAAAGTCAGAACTAGGCGAATCGCTGCAAATGGCTACCCGGCGGTTCCTGATGCTCGAACGTCGCCTGGATCAGAGACCCGAGCTGAAGGCAGAATATTCCGAGTTCATCCACGAGTACGAGCGGCTCGGACACATGTGCGAAATACAGGCCAACCCGAACGAGAAGGTCGGATCATCGTACTTTTTGCCGCACCACTGCGTATTGCGGCCGAGCAGTGCAACGACGAAACTGCGGGTCGTTTTTGACGGTTCCGCAAAAACGTCCACTGGAACCTCCATCAACGACACGCTGAAGATTGGCCCAATCATGCAACACGATGTCACGTGTCGATCCTGCTGA